A window of Chitinivibrio alkaliphilus ACht1 genomic DNA:
CCGAGGAAAGTGCAGCCTCTGCCGAAGAGTTATCCTCTCAGGCAAAGCTGCTGGATTCACTGCTCAATGAGTTTTCTCTCCCATAGAGGGGGGGCTATTTGGAGAATCGATTTTCCATTACACATGTTTCTTCCGTACAGGTACCGCACACTTCATTGGTAAGGGATGTATCTGTAAAATACTCACGGAGATTAGCAATGGTTGTTGCGGCAATGTTTGACAAGGCCTCTTCCGTGAGAAAGGCCTGATGGGATGTTATTATGACATTGTTAAAGCTTAATAATCGTGCCAGCTGATCATCGGGCATCACCTCAGAGGAGAGATCTTCAAAAAAGAAATCTCCCTCTTCCTCGTACACATCAAGCCCCGCATATCCAACCTGTCCCTCTTTTAATCCCTCAATAAGAGCGGCTGTATCAATAAGGGGCCCCCTGCTTGTATTTATGAGCATCACCCCTTTGCGCATCTTTTGTATTGATTTTGTGTTAATAAGATGGTGTGTTTCCGGGGTGAGGGGGCAGTGCAGAGATATCAGATCAGCCCTACGGTAGAGATCATCCAGGGAGGTGTAGGAGATGGCATGCTTGTGGGCAAAGTCCGTATCGGGATATTTGTCATAGGCAAGAACATCCATGCCCAAGCCCTTCAAAATACCGATCATGATGCGCCCAATTTTTCCAGTACCAATAACTCCGGCGGTTTTTCCATAAAAGTCAAACCCCACAAGTCCGGTTATGTTAAAATTATTGTCCCGTGTACGGTAGTATGCACGATGAACTTTTCTATTAAGACTCATCATTAGGGCCAGGGCATGTTCTGCCACTGCATAGGGGGAGTAGGCCGGCACCCGAACAACACGGATGTTTTTTTCGTGGGCATAGCAGATATCCACATTGTTGTAGCCCGCACATCTCATAGCCACCAGACGTATCTTGTTTGTATGGAGAATATCAATAACCGCCGTATCTATGGTGTCATTGACAAAGGCACACACGGCATCAAACCCTGCGGTAAGCCGTGCAGACTCTTCTGTCAGCTTTGTCTCAAAAAAGAAGAACTCAAACTCTTCAAATCCTTCGGCAGTGCTGAAAAAGGCTCGATCGTACTGTTTTGTATCAAAAAATGCGA
This region includes:
- a CDS encoding 2-hydroxyacid dehydrogenase, producing the protein MKKRVAFFDTKQYDRAFFSTAEGFEEFEFFFFETKLTEESARLTAGFDAVCAFVNDTIDTAVIDILHTNKIRLVAMRCAGYNNVDICYAHEKNIRVVRVPAYSPYAVAEHALALMMSLNRKVHRAYYRTRDNNFNITGLVGFDFYGKTAGVIGTGKIGRIMIGILKGLGMDVLAYDKYPDTDFAHKHAISYTSLDDLYRRADLISLHCPLTPETHHLINTKSIQKMRKGVMLINTSRGPLIDTAALIEGLKEGQVGYAGLDVYEEEGDFFFEDLSSEVMPDDQLARLLSFNNVIITSHQAFLTEEALSNIAATTIANLREYFTDTSLTNEVCGTCTEETCVMENRFSK